The following nucleotide sequence is from Micromonospora sp. WMMD1120.
GCGCCCGTCCCGGAAGTGCACTTGAAGGGTCCCGTGCTCGTCCACGTATCCCTGGCCAAGTTCAGCGGATATCTCAGCACCGCCTTTTCGGAATGACTTGATCGCCCATGTGATCGTCCAGGCGAGACTGCCCAGCGCCAGCACTGCGCCGATGATCGCAAAGGTGACCTGAATCCCGGACATGGGTCTCAATGTACAGGGCGGTAGCACGTGCCCCTGACGGCCAACCCTAGCGATCCTCAGCCCCACGGCTAGGGGTGCTGGGCGCACGGAGGACTCGACAAATGATCTTTACAGACCCTCGTCATTGCTCCGGGTCAGCCATGCTTGAATAATCATCGCGCAAGGGTTGGCGAAGAAGCTGACTCGGGTTAAGCCATCATCAGATCGCGAGGCTCTCGAAGCCCATTGCTGAATAGCAGAAGCGTGCTCTTCTCGGCAGAGTCGTTCGCTTGGTCCGTCGCTCGCTGCTACGTACCGCAGCCGATGACAAGCATTGATCGTGTAGCGGTGTCTAGGCAGCTCAGCGTCAAGATCCGCCAACCGATGAGAAGCTACGAAGGGAGTGTGGATCTAACGGAAGCCTCTCTGTTGCCAACGCCTTGACACAGAGAGGTGCCGTTAGCCAGACAGCCCCGCTACGAACCGTAACTCTCGGTAGCAGGAGGATCGAGGTCTAGGTTACGTGAGTCAGGCTATTGCCGGCTGACGCTGGTTGCGTTGCTGGCCCTGCTTCGGAGGCGATCGGGAGCAACGTCGTCGAGCCCTGCCTCCGATAGGAGGCGCAGGTAACGGCCCTGCAGTTCGGTGGCCGCGTCGTGGTCACCCTGAGCGGTGAGCGCGCTGCGGGCACGGGCGTGTAGATCTGCGTTGTATGGGTCGACGCGGAGGCCCGCCTGCAGCAGGGCAAGGCGGCGCGGCGGATCAGGTTCGGTGTCGGCGAGGCCGGCGCAGGCGTCGATGACATGCTGGCGGGTCGTTTCGCGAATGCGGTCGAGCCATGGCCAGACGCGTCCGGCGGCGAGCTCAGCGGGGTAGGCGTCAACGACGGCCTGCCAGGCAGCGGTGGTGTTGGTGACGGCGCTGGCGGCGTGGTGAATGGCGGTTTGCAGCTGCCACAGGTCGACGTTCAGGTGTACCGGGTTGAGGCGATAGCGGTCGTCGGTGTGTTCGATGATGTGCAGCCCGCTGGCATCCCGGATGACAGTGCGGAGTTCGCTGAGGGTGGTGTAGAGCCGTCCGGTCAGGGAGCTGCGGGGGACACCCGGCCAAATGGCATCGGCTAGCTGTGCGGTGTGAGCGCCGGTGGGGTGGTTGGTGGCGAGGAAGACGAGGATCTGGAGGGCGGCGCTGCGGCGGATGGTGAGGGGTTCGCCATCGATGAAAAGGGTGGGCTCGCCCAAGACGCGTAGCCGAAGCCTACGAGTGGAAGCATCTGGCCGGCCGCGGGGCTTGCCTCTGGTCGCTTGCTGAGGCAGCCGGGCCCTCGGTGGCACCACGTGCGGCAGGGAAGGAGGGTCCGGGGTTGCTGGGGTGGGCGGTGCCGGGTCGGGGTGAACGATGACGGCGAGCAGGTCAGTCGCTGCCACCTGATCGAGGACACACAGTCGCGGTCCAGGCTCTTCGGGCCGCGAGGGGTCGTGCAGATGGCCTGTCCGGGCGGCTTGCCAGGTTGGACCGGCCGGCCATCCTCCCAGCACAACGACTCGGCCGCCGGCCGTGGCCGCCATATCGGCGAGGTGTCTTACGTCGTAGTCGTCGCACTCGTCCTTCAGCAGGAGGACGATCCTCGGCGCGGGGAAGGACTCGATGAGCCGCGTTGCGTCGTGAATGGTCTCCACCGTAGTGAGCTGTGGTAGCCCCCGCCCGAGCGCATGTGCGTCGCCGCCCAGGACATCGGTCAGCGTTGCCCTGGTGGTGACCAGCGTTGAGGTGCCAAGGTGGTGCCCGGCCAGCAGGGCAGTAATCAGCAGTCCTCGGCCGATCGAATGCGTGCCTGGTCCGCTGACCCCCACACCGCTGACCGGGAGGGCACCGATAAGGGCAGCGAAGCTACCCGACGGCTCCGGTGCAACCGACGAGGCGGGAGCATCGGCGAAAGCTGCCTGCACGGCCGCGACGGTCGGGGGCAGTCCTGCGGTATCGAGTCCCTCGCGGCGGTGTGAGTTGGGTGGGCGAGGTCGGTAGTCGCGGCGGCGGCGCAGCCAGACGAGGGCTGCGGCAGCAGCGACCTGCCCGGCGACCTCATCAGGCAGCCACCCGCCGGCCAGGTGAACCCCGCCATCGCTCGCCGCCATGTCCTCATGAATGGGGCTGACTCTGTCGGAATCCTCGGGTGTCCCCGCTGCGAGCGGAGGCGACGGTTGCGGCAGGGCGATCGTGACCGTGTTGGTGGCGACGCCGAACACTGCGGCTCCGGCCATCCCGCTTGCCGTTGCCTGCAGCGGCGTCGGCAGCGGAAGTCGGCGCAGCCATCCCACGGTCGTCCGCAGACGGGTCAAGACCCGTACGGTGACGGTGTAGGCGAGCAGCAGCCACAACAGCCACGCTGAGATCGTTAACGCGGCGGTGAGGGTCTGCTCGGTCAAGGGCTGCTGCACCCACGCCTGCACCTGCTCCGTGCTCGGCCATCCACGTACCGGTGGGCCAACCAGAAGTACCAGCACCACGGGCGGGCCCGCCAGAAGCGCAACGACGACCAGCAGCGACATCAGATGGCGCGGCCACCGCATCTCACCCACCCCCACCCGACGGACCAGCACCCACAGATCGCTGCCTACCGACAGGGCTCGTGGTGGCAGGGCGGAGGATGCGGGTCCACAATCGGGCGGCCCACCACATCGCAATGGCCACGGCGTAGCTGACGCCGAGAATGCCGGCGGCTTGCTTGCTGACGATCGCGGCGCTGATCACCGCGACGGGAGCGCTGAGGATGAGACGGAACATCAGCGGGGCCACCAGCGCCATTACCAAGCCGACGCCGAGGAGGAGTCCACCAATGCGCCCGGCGATGTCGATCCATAACAGCCGGTCGGGCCACCTGTCGGCCGTCAGCGAGTACTGGATCAACCCCATGCCGATCCCTGCGGTGACGATCGAGCCGGTCGGTGCGGCCAGCAACGCCGACCAGCCGCCGTGCGGGGCACGCCACTGCCGGGCGGCGACCACCGCCATCGCCACGGCCATCACCACAATCGGGACGATCGGCCACAGGGCCCATTTCAGGAAGGGGCCCACGGGTTCGCCGAAGTACTGGCTGGTGACGACAGCGTAGAGGCCGGCGAGCGCCGCGCCGAGGCTGACGGCGGCCAGGATGCCGATACTGGCCTTCCCGCCCTCGGTGCGGGTACTCGGCGTGGGATTGCGCGCGGCGATCAGGGAACCGAGGACAGTGCCAGCGGCGAGGCATGCCAGCAGCGCGAACACCGCCGCCATCGCGAGTTCACCCCAGTTCAATTGCACCGATCGATACACGTTCATCACATTGTGCTCTTCGGCAGTCAGGAGGCACTGCCAGATCAGAGCCAGCGATGCAAAGCCCGGTACGGCGATCATCACCGCCCGCCGGATCGGCGGTATCGGCACCTCCTCCGCGACCGCCAACCCGACGTTTGAGGCGCCTGCGTCCGCGGCACCCCATGCGGCGACGAGCTGAGGATCGGGAACAACTGTGGGGGTGATGCCGGTATGTTCGGCGACGACCGTGTCCAGGTGTGGCAGGTGGGCGCTGCCGCCGACGCAATAGATCCCCGCTAGGTCGCTGGCGGACAGCTCGGCGGCGGCGATTGTCTCCCCAATCAGCTCCGCCACGCGTCGAATTACTGGCAAAGCGGCTTCGGCGAGCATGGCGCTGTTCGCGATGACCGGTGCCTGTCCGGCGAGCGGTACCGTGACCGCAGGGTGGGCTCCCAAGGTTTCCTTCGCAGCACGGACGCTCTCCGCTGCCGCCCAACCGCCTACGCCCTCGCCGGGCGCGTTCCGACCGGTTGTCAGGGCGGCAGTCAAGGCCAGGTCGACGGTGGCGCCGCCGGCGGCAGGGTCAGCGAGGGTCGAGAGAACCTCGAACCCGGCAGGGCCCCTTCGAAGCACCGTCACCTCCGCGCCCGCGCCGACGTCACAGACGACGATGAACGCCCCAACCGGTAGTTGCAGACTGGTCGCGAGGAGGTGCTCGGCGACGGCTACAGGTGCCTCAACGAGACGTGGCTGCGCCAAGCCTGCCCGATGCGCGGCCTGCCTCATCCAGGTGCGCCGACGCGGCCCCCAGCCTGCCGGCACCACCAGCCGCACATCCCGCACCGGCCCGCCGGCAACCCGCTCGGCTTCGGCCGCGACCGTCCGCAGCGGGGCCGCCGCTAGCGCAAGTGCCTCCACCGAGGCGTCTTCGACCTTGACATCGCCATCGACGGCCCGGCGAGGGCTCGGAATGAACCTGCCCGGCTGCTCCACGGCGGCCTGCCACGCCCGCCGCCCTGTCCGTACCTCCCCGTCGGGGCCCACGTACACGGCGCTGGGCAGATACGGCAACCCGTCGAAAGAGAGCGCGGACGCGCCGCCGTCAGCCCAGGCCAGAACAGCCACGGTGCTGGCGACGCCACAATCGATCGACAGCCGCGCTTCCCCCGCCTGCATACACACAGTCAAACATGAAGATCTCGTTCACGTCATCTGTTGATCACGCAGAGGTAGCTCGGTGCGTCCAGGCTGTCCGATGATGCCACTACCAGGCGAGTGGTCGTCGTCGGAAGTAGAGTCCCCCGGTCGGACCGTCTGGTGGCAGTGTGGCAAGCCATACGAAGGTGTCCGCAGCCTCGTCCGGCGTGGAATTCGCCTTCCCGTAGGCCAGCCGGGTGTCGACCTTTCCCGGAGACGCTGCGTTCACCAGAATGCCGTCGTCCTTGAGCTCAGCTGCAAGGATGCAGGTCAGGGTATTTATCCCAGCCTTAGACACTCGGTAGGAGACGCTTCCGGTACCCATTTCACCAAAGGTGCCCATGTGGCTGGTGACGTTGACGATTCTGCCGTAACCGTTCTTCTTCATCTCAGGGATGGCTGCGGTGCAGCAGCGCCAGGTCCCCATGATGTTGGTTTCTAGGGTCGCGCGCACCTTCTCCATGTCTGCGCTGGCCGCTGCCTGCCCTCGGTCAATGGCGATGCCTGCGTTGTTGACGAGGATGTCTAGCTGGCCGTACTGGTAGCCCACGTCTGCCATGGCGCGAGCGACGCTGGCCGGATCGGCGATATCTAGTTGGTGCCCGGAGGCCGAAAGTCCATCCGCGAGAAGCTCGTCGGCGGCCCGATGTGCGGCTTCCTCGGTGCGGGCTGTGACTATCACGTGGGCGCCGGTCTCGGCTAAGCCGCGGGCGATGGCCTTGCCGAGTCCGCGGTTGGAGCCGGTGACAACTGCGACCCTTTTGGCCTCGCTCATGTCAGCAGACTACGCACGCACTCATCCAGCTCTCCTGCTGCGGGGTGTCGATGCGCCACGAGGCGACCATGGATGTCCAGCAAGCGGCGATGGTTGCGCACGGATCGGGTGGCGACGACATCTGGGGCTGCTTGGGCGACAAGGGTGCACGCCTGCTCGACGTCTCCGAGGTTCAGTACCGAGTCAGCGCGCCAGATCAGATAGGTTGCGCGGTCCCGGCTGCGCTCGGCCGGTTGCAGTGCGAGGGTCTGCTGAAGCCAATAATCGCTGGCTCTATGGCGTTGTAGCAGCAGGTAGCATGCCGCAACCTGGGCGGAGTACTCCGCATGATCAAAGTAGCTGGCCCAGGCCGGGCTTGCTTCGTCGTCAGCGCATGACATCTCTGTTTCGGCCTCTGCGAGTCGGCGCTCGCACGCTACTGATTCACCAAGCACCGCATGTGTGCGAGCCAAACGCGTCGTGAGCATCGCTCGCACGCGGGCGGGCGCATCCTTGGCCCCAGCTCGCGCGGCGTCGGCCAGACGGAGAGCCTCGGTGGGGCGTTCCGTGTCAACCCGCTGAAGGCTCATGCACTTCAGGATGTTTGCGCCTGCCGCGCGGTCAGCTGCGGAGTGGGCAGCGTGGAGGGCGGCAAACCAGTAACGCTCAGCCGCCGCGTGGAATCCTGCATCGAAACTTGCCCAGCCGGCGATTCGCCCCAACTCGGCAGCGACAACCAGTAGACGATTTCCGGCAACCTCCGAGTAACTGCTGTGGCGCAGGAGATCCGTTACCAGCCGAAGCTCGGCGTCAACTAGCGACCGCACGCTCCCGCCGCCGAGGCTGGCGTCCATGCGGCGCAGGGCCGGCAGCCGCTGTTCAAAGCAATCTAGGAGATCTGCGTCGACGCGGCCTCCCTCAAGCGCTGCGTTGATCTTCGGAGGCTCGGTTGCGAGCCAATGTTGGGCTATCGCGACAGCCAACCCAGCCTGCATGATCAGAAACCCACGGCGATCTAGCACTGCTGGTCCTGCAGTGTCGTCAAGCAAGGCCACTGCTCCCTTGACAGTCCAGGGTGCTGACGCACTGATCGGGGGACCAGTAGGGAGCCAATGGGGCCACCCGAGCGCCTTAACTGTCTGTCTATCAACGCCGAGTTCGTCGGCCAATGCGACCTGTGAATCCTCATCCGGCACCACGCCCCATCGCTCCCAGCGCCAAGCCTTCTCGCGCCGGGCTGCAGTGTTTAGACGGCGCGCGATGACATCGACGAGATCTTGCTGCGTCCAGCTTCGCTGTTCTCGAACGTAGCTCAACGGATGCACCAAGAGCTGGCCTCGTGGCGATGGTGTCCGCGTCATCCTGCCTCCCGATCGTCGCCGTCACTCTAGTCCGATCCGGTCAGTGAAACCTGCTCCCAACTGCGGGAACTGCTCGGATTTGGCATGAGACAACAGTGAGACAACAAGCTAGGCATCGATTTGGTCTAGTCGTTCAGCTTTCCTGAATAGGCCAATCCGCATCGCTGTTGATAGGTCGCTGTAGGTGATGGACCGTGCTGGCGGAACTCATGTCGCCTGGCTCGACGGTGACCAAAGGGAGTCGCGCCCGAGATGCGCTGGCGAACCTCCTAGCTGGGGGGATGAGAGGAAGGGGGAGAGAGATGTGCCGGCGGAAGTGGTTCGTTCCGGCCGATGAGCGGTCGTTCGATCCCGTGGGCGGCGACCTGACGCGACAGAGGGAGATCGACGCGCGGGTCGGGCCGTATGCGGAGGGCACGAAGCCCAGTCGGGCGGTGCCGGGCGTTCCTAGTGCCCGCGATTCCAGGATCAGTCGGCGCGATGGCTGACCTGGGGAAATCACTGATGGTCACCCTCGGCGCACCTGATCGTGCCGCAGGCCATTTCTGGTCGTTCATGGAGGACCGCAGCGTGCGGCTACTTCCGCACCAGTTCGCGGCGGTGTTCTTTTCGACGCTTGGGCAATTGGTCGCTGGTCGGGGTGATCCGGCTGGTCGGCGTGCGGCGTTGGCGGTGTTGGGTCGGATGTACCGGCGTTTTGGTCTTCAGCCGTATCACGGGACGGCCGTTGCGGCTGCGTTGGTCGATACGGTGCGCCGGTTCTCGGGCGAGGGTTGGGAGCCTGAGCTGGCGGGGCAGTGGGAGGTGGGGTGTCGTCGGGCGCTTCGGCTCGCGGAGCGGGCGGCGGGGGCGTTGGGTGATGGTCCGCATGTGACGTTCGGCGAGGTAGAGGCGTGCGAGCCGCTCTCGGAAGGCGTCTCGGTGTTGACTGTCCGGCCTATGCGGAGGCTTCGGTATGTGCCTGGTCAGGCGATGCCGGTGTGTACTCCTCGGTTGCCGGGGTTGTGGCGGTGGTATTCGCCGGCGAGCGTTCCGCGCCCGGATGGGCGGGTGGAGTTCCACGTTCGTGCCGTACCGGGGGGTGTGGTTTCGCCTGTTCTGGTAGAGCGGGTGGCTCCGGGGGAGCTGTTGTGGCTGGGGCCGGCGTCCGATGTCGGGTTGTCGCTGGAGACCGCTGGTGACGCCGATCTGCTGTTGGCTGCCGGGGGTACCGGTCTTGCGCCGTTGCGGGCGTTGGTCGAGCAAGTCGCCGCGTCGCCCGGCGGGCGGCGAGTGACGTTGGTGGTGGGCGCGCGGACGCTTCTGGACCTTTACGACGTGGTCGCGTTGGACAAGCTTCAGCAGGCCCATGGTGACTGGCTCACGGTCGTGCCGGCTCTCTCCAACGACCGGGATGTGGAGCTGGCAGCGCAGGGCGATCTGCTCAGCTTGGCCCTGTATCACCATCAGCCGGGGCAGGCGTTCTATGTGTGCGGTTCACCGCGGTTGATTGAGGCGGCGCGGAATCGGCTGCCGGCCGCAGGGGTCGCTGCGGACAGCCTGCACCTCGCGGCGACCTTCCATCGAGCGCTCGATTCGGCGCTGTGGGTGGCTCGCCAACGCTCAGCGTCCGCTGCCCGCCTGGGGACCGTGGAGGCGGCCGGCGGCGGTAGCTCGCTCGGCCAACCCAGAGGGGATGTGCCATGAGCTTGATGGAGATGGCAGTCCGTCGCGCGACCGGCGAGGACGTTGACGCATTGTCCTCGGTTATGGCTGAGGCACTCATGGCCCAGCCCATGGGTGTTTGGCTGGTTCCTGATGTGGCCGAGCGCGCAGTGGTTCTGCGCCGTTGGGCACAACTTGTGCTGTTGCAAGGGCTGGAGCACGGTCGAGTCGATACGACCGACGATCGCGCGGCGGTGGCGGTGTGGTACGCGCGGTTGGAGCCGCCCCCGCCGGCTGCCGCATGGGTGTACGACCTGGACAGGCTCCTCGGCCCGCACGCCGCCCGGTTCGCCTTGCTGCATGCCTGTGTCGATGGGCTGCGTCCCCACCGTCCTCATCACCAGCTCGCGCACGTCGCGGTCCGTCCTGGGCATGGGGACGCCGTGCAGGCGTTGCTGGCTGCCCATCACCAGACCCTGGACCTCGCGGGGTTGCCGTCGTGTGCGGAATACAGCGGCGACCGGCCCGGAGACGGACTG
It contains:
- a CDS encoding Hsp70 family protein; this translates as MQAGEARLSIDCGVASTVAVLAWADGGASALSFDGLPYLPSAVYVGPDGEVRTGRRAWQAAVEQPGRFIPSPRRAVDGDVKVEDASVEALALAAAPLRTVAAEAERVAGGPVRDVRLVVPAGWGPRRRTWMRQAAHRAGLAQPRLVEAPVAVAEHLLATSLQLPVGAFIVVCDVGAGAEVTVLRRGPAGFEVLSTLADPAAGGATVDLALTAALTTGRNAPGEGVGGWAAAESVRAAKETLGAHPAVTVPLAGQAPVIANSAMLAEAALPVIRRVAELIGETIAAAELSASDLAGIYCVGGSAHLPHLDTVVAEHTGITPTVVPDPQLVAAWGAADAGASNVGLAVAEEVPIPPIRRAVMIAVPGFASLALIWQCLLTAEEHNVMNVYRSVQLNWGELAMAAVFALLACLAAGTVLGSLIAARNPTPSTRTEGGKASIGILAAVSLGAALAGLYAVVTSQYFGEPVGPFLKWALWPIVPIVVMAVAMAVVAARQWRAPHGGWSALLAAPTGSIVTAGIGMGLIQYSLTADRWPDRLLWIDIAGRIGGLLLGVGLVMALVAPLMFRLILSAPVAVISAAIVSKQAAGILGVSYAVAIAMWWAARLWTRILRPATTSPVGRQRSVGAGPSGGGG
- a CDS encoding SDR family oxidoreductase — protein: MSEAKRVAVVTGSNRGLGKAIARGLAETGAHVIVTARTEEAAHRAADELLADGLSASGHQLDIADPASVARAMADVGYQYGQLDILVNNAGIAIDRGQAAASADMEKVRATLETNIMGTWRCCTAAIPEMKKNGYGRIVNVTSHMGTFGEMGTGSVSYRVSKAGINTLTCILAAELKDDGILVNAASPGKVDTRLAYGKANSTPDEAADTFVWLATLPPDGPTGGLYFRRRPLAW
- a CDS encoding transcriptional regulator; the encoded protein is MLDDTAGPAVLDRRGFLIMQAGLAVAIAQHWLATEPPKINAALEGGRVDADLLDCFEQRLPALRRMDASLGGGSVRSLVDAELRLVTDLLRHSSYSEVAGNRLLVVAAELGRIAGWASFDAGFHAAAERYWFAALHAAHSAADRAAGANILKCMSLQRVDTERPTEALRLADAARAGAKDAPARVRAMLTTRLARTHAVLGESVACERRLAEAETEMSCADDEASPAWASYFDHAEYSAQVAACYLLLQRHRASDYWLQQTLALQPAERSRDRATYLIWRADSVLNLGDVEQACTLVAQAAPDVVATRSVRNHRRLLDIHGRLVAHRHPAAGELDECVRSLLT
- a CDS encoding FAD-binding oxidoreductase gives rise to the protein MADLGKSLMVTLGAPDRAAGHFWSFMEDRSVRLLPHQFAAVFFSTLGQLVAGRGDPAGRRAALAVLGRMYRRFGLQPYHGTAVAAALVDTVRRFSGEGWEPELAGQWEVGCRRALRLAERAAGALGDGPHVTFGEVEACEPLSEGVSVLTVRPMRRLRYVPGQAMPVCTPRLPGLWRWYSPASVPRPDGRVEFHVRAVPGGVVSPVLVERVAPGELLWLGPASDVGLSLETAGDADLLLAAGGTGLAPLRALVEQVAASPGGRRVTLVVGARTLLDLYDVVALDKLQQAHGDWLTVVPALSNDRDVELAAQGDLLSLALYHHQPGQAFYVCGSPRLIEAARNRLPAAGVAADSLHLAATFHRALDSALWVARQRSASAARLGTVEAAGGGSSLGQPRGDVP
- a CDS encoding N-acetyltransferase, yielding MSLMEMAVRRATGEDVDALSSVMAEALMAQPMGVWLVPDVAERAVVLRRWAQLVLLQGLEHGRVDTTDDRAAVAVWYARLEPPPPAAAWVYDLDRLLGPHAARFALLHACVDGLRPHRPHHQLAHVAVRPGHGDAVQALLAAHHQTLDLAGLPSCAEYSGDRPGDGLLAEVGYQPRSPILLAPGGPVLWRMWRPQPCDEQPCRSAGGGLPRRVRLHRNVTPFLGRVIPTASPRSP